A section of the Humulus lupulus chromosome 2, drHumLupu1.1, whole genome shotgun sequence genome encodes:
- the LOC133819472 gene encoding probable acylpyruvase FAHD1, mitochondrial, translating to MSSAASQEKGLVQVGTKIVAVGRNYAAHAKELGNALPKEPMLFLKPTSSYLEAGGTIEIPHPLEWLDHEVELAVVIGKKARDVPEASAMDYVAGYALALDMTARQIQAPAKAAGLPWDIAKGQDTFTPISSVLPKASVPDPDNLELWLKVDGEVRQKGSTKDMIFKIPFLISHISSFMTLFEGDVILTGTPEGVGPVKAGQKITAGITNLLDVDFNIEKRKRPQWV from the exons ATGTCATCAGCGGCGAGTCAGGAGAAGGGACTAGTCCAAGTAGGGACAAAGATCGTCGCCGTCGGAAGAAACTATGCTGCTCATGCTAAAGAACTCGGCAACGCCCTACCTAAg GAGCCTATGCTGTTTCTGAAACCGACATCGTCTTACTTGGAAGCAGGAGGCACTATAGAGATTCCTCACCCCCTAGAGTGGTTGGATCATGAGGTGGAGCTAGCCGTAGTCATCGGTAAGAAAGCTCGTGATGTTCCTGAGGCCTCTGCCATGGATTATGTTGCAG GCTATGCACTTGCGCTGGATATGACTGCCAGGCAAATTCAAGCTCCAGCAAAG gctgcaGGTCTTCCATGGGATATAGCAAAAGGGCAGGATACCTTCACTCCAATCAGTTCTGTT TTGCCAAAAGCATCAGTACCAGACCCTGACAATTTAGAACTATGGTTAAAG GTAGATGGTGAAGTGAGGCAAAAAGGGTCGACCAAAGATATGATATTTAAGATCCCATTTCTCATTAGCCATATTAGTTCTTTCATGACACTTTTTGAAGGAGATGTCATACTCACAG GCACTCCTGAAGGTGTTGGTCCTGTAAAAGCAGGTCAAAAAATAACTGCCGGAATAACGAACCTTCTTGATGTTGACTTCAATATTGAGAAAAGGAAGAGGCCACAATGGGTTTAA